In a genomic window of Bombina bombina isolate aBomBom1 chromosome 8, aBomBom1.pri, whole genome shotgun sequence:
- the LOC128638062 gene encoding fructose-bisphosphate aldolase B-like, which produces MSHLHPALSTEQKKELAENAQRIVANGKGILAADESVGTMGSRRKRINVENTEENRRTFRDLLFTSDASVNKYIGGVILFHETLYQKSRNGVPFPKILKDLGIVVGIKVDKGTAPLAGTDGETTTQGLDGLAERCAQYKKDGADFAKWRCVLKISDSAPSSLAIYENANVLARYASICQQNGLVPIVEPEILCDGSHDLQRCQYETEKVLSAVYAALIQHHVYLEGTLLKPNMVTAGQSCPQKFTPEQVGMATVTALRRTVPAAVPGICFLSGGQSEEEASLNLNVMNRCTLARPWRVSFSYGRALQASALSAWLGKPENEKAAQVAFLKRAQINSQASVGQYVPSGSSDSAASQSLFQPSYTY; this is translated from the coding sequence ATGTCTCACCTACACCCAGCACTCTCAACTGAGCAGAAGAAGGAACTTGCAGAGAATGCACAACGTATTGTAGCAAATGGAAAAGGAATACTGGCAGCAGATGAGTCTGTTGGCACTATGGGAAGCAGGCGCAAGCGCATCAATGTGGAGAACACTGAGGAGAACCGACGTACATTTCGTGATCTCCTTTTCACTTCAGATGCATCTGTGAATAAGTATATTGGTGGTGTCATTCTCTTCCACGAAACTCTCTATCAGAAGTCTAGAAATGGCGTTCCCTTCCCAAAAATCCTTAAAGATCTTGGCATTGTTGTAGGAATAAAGGTAGATAAAGGCACAGCTCCTTTAGCTGGCACTGATGGAGAAACAACAACTCAGGGTCTGGATGGACTAGCAGAGCGTTGTGCTCAGTATAAGAAGGATGGGGCAGACTTTGCCAAATGGCGGTGTGTGCTTAAAATCTCAGACTCTGCACCCTCAAGTCTTGCTATATATGAAAATGCTAATGTATTGGCCCGATATGCCAGCATCTGCCAACAGAATGGTCTTGTTCCAATTGTGGAGCCTGAAATTCTATGTGATGGCTCTCATGACCTCCAGAGATGTCAGTATGAGACTGAAAAGGTACTGTCTGCTGTGTATGCTGCACTTATTCAGCACCACGTCTACCTGGAGGGAACACTGTTAAAACCAAACATGGTTACAGCTGGTCAGTCCTGTCCACAGAAATTTACTCCAGAGCAAGTTGGAATGGCTACTGTCACTGCATTGAGACGCACAGTTCCTGCTGCTGTGCCAGGCATCTGCTTCCTCTCTGGAGGTCAAAGTGAAGAGGAAGCATCACTCAATCTGAATGTTATGAACCGCTGCACTCTCGCCAGGCCTTGGCGTGTATCGTTCTCCTATGGGCGTGCGCTACAGGCTTCTGCACTCTCAGCCTGGCTTGGGAAACCTGAGAATGAGAAAGCTGCTCAAGTGGCCTTCCTTAAGCGTGCACAGATTAATAGTCAAGCATCTGTCGGTCAGTACGTACCATCTGGATCATCAGATAGTGCTGCTTCTCAGTCCCTCTTTCAGCCTAGTTACACCTACTAA